In Uranotaenia lowii strain MFRU-FL chromosome 2, ASM2978415v1, whole genome shotgun sequence, one genomic interval encodes:
- the LOC129742404 gene encoding uncharacterized protein LOC129742404, whose translation MRFRTYPIAIVGDVEKMYRQVLVHTDNRPLQRILWRTSSENPISTFELQTVTYGTSCAPYLATKTLQQIAQHNRSSYPECAESIEHNFYMDDWLAGGNSAADVIQKQKIVTKLLAASGFVLKKFASNSQEVLAEIPPEDLVVAQLHDLQDEQTVSTLGLVWDPMTDSLRFKVQISLPAVNLTKRKVMSYIAQIFDPLGLVGPTITIAKLFMQRLWALKIDDQICEWDTPLPTKLQDEWKAFHNTLFLLSEVRIPRFVSLTDAVNIQLHFFADASEDAYGSCCYVRAESNNQVFVQLLTSKAKVTPLSARHSIARLELCAAQVSSQLYKKVRAATKLSGPVFFWSDSTTVLHWLRSSPSRWKTFVANRVSQIQSTTDIESWRHVAGVDNPADDISRGLKPNDILHCKRWWNGPPWLSLAIENWPQSNFSTIESTAVSEEGRKVPIVALTAFEVNFCSDLFGLFENYSKLRRVTAFCLRYIHCLQKRMVLRRSNSRKYKPLAIRHVPIDSIEPLTTTELESAEIKLCSLAQSQDFAEEIADLTGAERVSQSSRLKWLSPFLDKDGILRLFPPKATACRPSTAACNNAPEVLDSGRSKLSEIRLPPLSHLFQEQAHTSPTEHSRFTDVSRVSPTRPFLVSGIDYCGPFFVKSEVRTRGPRKVYVAIFICFATRAVHIELVSDLSTSAFISSLRRFIGKRGKVAELHSDNATAFKGAQNALNRIYQRLKVDAKERDALFNWCAENQIKWKFIPPRSPHFSGLWEAAVKSAKTHMLKTMGSDPLAYEDMLTLLAQVEMCLNSRPLVPLPEDPNDLEVLTPGHFLIGESFQSLPEGDLKETPDNLLSHWELTQKKHQTIWSRWYPEYLQQLQARATKGCKAPVNIEIGRIVIIKEDNMAPANWPLGKIVKLHPGKDGVVRVVTIRTANKEVTRCVNKIALLPLAPVRESSNPSKKSR comes from the exons ATGAGATTTCGCACCTACCCGATCGCTATTGTAGGCGATGTAGAAAAGATGTACCGGCAGGTACTGGTTCATACTGACAATCGCCCTTTGCAGAGGATTTTGTGGCGCACAAGTTCGGAGAATCCAATTTCGACATTCGAGCTACAGACAGTGACATACGGAACTTCCTGTGCCCCGTATCTTGCCACGAAAACACTCCAACAAATCGCTCAACATAATCGTTCATCCTACCCTGAGTGCGCTGAGTCAATCGAACACAATTTTTACATGGATGATTGGCTAGCAGGAGGGAACTCGGCAGCAGACGTCATTCAGAAGCAGAAAATCGTCACAAAATTGCTCGCTGCATCTggatttgtgttgaaaaaatttgccTCGAACTCCCAAGAAGTGTTGGCCGAAATTCCACCCGAAGATCTAGTCGTTGCTCAACTCCATGATCTACAAGATGAACAAACTGTCAGCACTCTCGGTTTAGTTTGGGACCCGATGACAGATTCGCTTCGATTCAAAGTGCAGATCTCTCTCCCTGCCGTCAACCTGACAAAACGCAAAGTGATGTCTTATATTGCGCAAATATTCGATCCGTTAGGACTGGTGGGTCCTACGATTACTATAGCCAAGCTGTTTATGCAGCGCCTGTGGGCGCTCAAGATAGACGACCAAATTTGTGAATGGGACACCCCGCTCCCAACCAAGCTCCAAGATGAGTGGAAAGCATTCCACAACACTCTGTTCCTGTTAAGTGAAGTTCGCATTCCAAGATTTGTTTCGCTTACTGATGCCGTCAACATCCAACTTCACTTCTTCGCCGACGCATCTGAAGATGCGTATGGGTCGTGCTGCTATGTTAGAGCTGAGTCCAACAACCAGGTGTTTGTTCAACTGCTGACCTCCAAGGCAAAGGTCACTCCGCTATCTGCTCGGCATTCCATCGCCAGACTTGAACTGTGCGCCGCCCAAGTCTCAAGTCAACTGTACAAGAAGGTGAGAGCCGCCACCAAGCTCTCAGGTCCCGTATTTTTCTGGTCGGACTCAACCACAGTCCTGCACTGGTTGCGTTCATCACCGAGCCGGTGGAAGACATTCGTGGCTAATCGAGTGTCACAAATTCAATCAACGACCGACATCGAAAGCTGGAGGCATGTGGCGGGTGTCGACAATCCCGCCGACGACATTTCCCGGGGCTTGAAGCCCAACGACATTCTGCATTGCAAGCGGTGGTGGAACGGACCACCATGGTTATCCCTGGCCATCGAAAATTGGCcacaatcaaatttttctacGATCGAATCAACTGCTGTGTCCGAGGAAGGGCGCAAGGTACCAATCGTTGCCCTCACAGCCTTTGAAGTTAATTTCTGCTCTGATTTATTTGGTTTATTCGAGAACTACTCCAAACTGCGTCGTGTTACTGCCTTTTGTCTGCGATACATCCACTGTCTGCAGAAAAGGATGGTTTTGCGTCGATCCAACTCTCGAAAGTATAAACCACTCGCAATTAGGCACGTTCCCATCGACTCTATCGAACCTCTAACAACAACGGAACTAGAGTCAGCTGAAATCAAGTTATGTTCGTTAGCACAGAGTCAAGATTTCGCAGAAGAGATAGCAGATCTCACCGGGGCTGAGCGTGTTTCACAATCATCACGGCTCAAGTGGCTCAGCCCATTTCTCGACAAGGACGGCATCCTACGT TTATTTCCACCGAAAGCTACTGCATGCAGGCCCTCAACTGCTGCTTGCAACAATGCGCCAGAAGTTCTGGATTCTGGGCGGTCGAAACTTAGTGAAATCCGTTTACCACCATTGTCACACTTGTTTCAAGAACAAGCCCACACTAGTCCAACAGAGCACAGCCGATTTACCGACGTGTCGCGGGTTTCACCCACCCGCCCATTTCTCGTATCTGGCATCGACTACTGCGGACCATTTTTCGTCAAGTCCGAGGTTCGCACTCGTGGTCCAAGGAAGGTTTACGTGGCCATCTTCATCTGCTTCGCGACTCGAGCGGTCCACATCGAGTTGGTGAGCGACCTGTCGACATCAGCATTCATATCATCACTTCGCCGATTTATCGGCAAACGAGGAAAGGTCGCAGAGCTACATTCGGACAACGCCACTGCCTTCAAGGGTGCACAAAACGCACTCAACCGAATCTACCAAAGGTTGAAGGTAGATGCCAAGGAACGAGATGCACTATTTAACTGGTGTGcagaaaatcaaatcaaatggaAGTTCATTCCTCCGAGATCGCCACACTTCAGTGGCCTCTGGGAGGCCGCTGTGAAGTCGGCGAAAACACACATGCTGAAGACGATGGGATCAGATCCGCTGGCGTATGAAGACATGCTAACACTGCTGGCGCAAGTCGAAATGTGCCTCAACTCACGCCCGCTGGTTCCATTACCTGAAGATCCCAACGATTTGGAGGTCCTGACCCCAGGGCACTTTCTGATTGGAGAAAGTTTCCAATCTCTACCCGAAGGCGACTTGAAGGAGACTCCAGATAATCTTCTAAGTCACTGGGAGCTGACACAGAAGAAACACCAAACAATCTGGTCCCGCTGGTATCCGGAATACCTGCAACAACTGCAGGCACGTGCAACCAAGGGTTGCAAGGCACCAGTCAACATCGAAATTGGTCGAATCGTTATCATCAAGGAAGACAATATGGCACCCGCCAACTGGCCCCTCGGAAAGATCGTGAAGCTGCATCCGGGGAAGGACGGAGTTGTCCGTGTTGTGACAATACGTACTGCCAACAAGGAGGTCACCCGCTGTGTCAACAAGATAGCCCTCTTACCGTTGGCACCTGTTCGAGAATCATCCAATCCATCCAAGAAGTCCAGGTAG
- the LOC129742405 gene encoding uncharacterized protein LOC129742405, with protein MADETFFTPGTVDLIIGCEAFGEFHSGKKISLGEDLPWLLETSFGWTVSGPAACRPTCIPRVCQLSTVDERLETALQKFWEIETIPMEHAHSSDESYCEEFYTETTTRDDDTGRYIVRLPRTNKPEIELGSSRSIAERRFLGLERRLQRDPGTKEAYHRFMAEYEELGHMRKLKEPVDDQISHCYLPHHPVFKASSTTTKTRVVG; from the coding sequence ATGGCAGATGAAACGTTTTTCACCCCGGGAACGGTAGATCTCATTATCGGATGTGAAGCATTTGGGGAATTCCACTCCGGAAAAAAGATTTCGCTGGGAGAAGATCTCCCATGGTTGCTCGAGACATCTTTCGGATGGACCGTATCAGGGCCCGCAGCTTGTCGACCTACTTGTATTCCTCGTGTCTGCCAATTGTCTACGGTTGACGAACGTTTAGAAACCGCACTCCAGAAGTTTTGGGAAATTGAAACTATCCCCATGGAACACGCACactcttcagatgaaagttatTGTGAAGAATTTTACACTGAAACAACGACACGTGACGACGACACAGGGAGGTACATCGTACGACTCCCACGCACCAACAAGCCTGAAATTGAACTTGGAAGTTCCAGATCGATCGCAGAGCGGCGTTTTCTGGGTCTTGAACGCCGATTGCAACGGGATCCTGGCACAAAAGAAGCCTACCATCGTTTTATGGCCGAGTATGAGGAACTTGGTCACATGCGGAAGCTAAAAGAGCCGGTAGACGATCAAATATCGCATTGCTACCTCCCACACCACCCTGTCTTTAAAGCGTCCAGCACCACGACAAAGACAAGAGtggtagggtaa